A window of Hymenobacter aerilatus contains these coding sequences:
- the coaE gene encoding dephospho-CoA kinase (Dephospho-CoA kinase (CoaE) performs the final step in coenzyme A biosynthesis.) gives MKKIGITGGIGSGKSVVCRLFEVLGVPVYDSDARAKWVMAHDPALRAELQAAFGAATFDATGQLDRPYLARLAFHDPTQLARLNALVHPHVGRDFAEWTARQAQDGHAYVLKEAALLYESGAYRQLDRIITVFAPQPIREARVLRRDPHRTAQDVQAIISKQLSEEEKLQRADFVIYNDDQHLLIPQVLEVNSEVVRW, from the coding sequence ATGAAAAAGATCGGAATTACCGGTGGTATTGGGTCCGGTAAAAGTGTGGTATGCCGCCTGTTTGAGGTGCTGGGCGTACCCGTATACGACTCAGACGCCCGCGCCAAATGGGTAATGGCCCACGACCCAGCCCTACGAGCGGAGTTGCAAGCTGCCTTTGGAGCCGCTACCTTCGATGCTACTGGCCAACTCGATCGGCCCTACCTGGCCCGGCTGGCTTTCCACGACCCTACCCAACTGGCCCGACTCAATGCCCTGGTGCACCCCCACGTGGGCCGCGACTTTGCCGAGTGGACTGCCCGGCAGGCCCAGGATGGCCACGCCTACGTGCTAAAAGAAGCAGCATTGCTGTACGAGTCGGGTGCCTACCGGCAACTCGATCGTATCATCACAGTATTCGCCCCGCAGCCCATTCGCGAGGCCCGCGTGCTGCGCCGCGACCCGCACCGCACCGCCCAGGATGTGCAGGCCATCATCAGCAAGCAACTCAGTGAGGAAGAAAAGCTCCAACGCGCTGACTTTGTGATTTACAACGATGATCAACACTTGCTCATTCCTCAGGTACTGGAGGTGAATAGTGAAGTTGTGAGATGGTAA
- a CDS encoding glycosyltransferase family 39 protein: protein MLVNRFYSLFLKPQRIVPLLFFGLLLVLGLVVHRDYGVSWDEPTDHLNGMVNVKYIAELLVPAKVAQYPAAQLIPEFQHYRDNDHGVLFEIPMALLGYVLTHHDSRSYYFLRHFCIFLVSVSGVWATYRIGTHWLRDWRLGLLAAALLVLSPRLFAESFFNGKDIVFTALFALAIHTLMRLLEAPTLPRAIWHGVASAAAIDVRLLAIILVPYTLSLLLLAFTQASSNRTALLRILGLYLLTTGVATIIGWPYLWAHPLDNFIAAFQNLSHYPWIFTNLYKGQFLAVKELPWHYAPVWIFITTPLPYSLLAFVGIVASGKQLWNTGWRGISLLHNRFNVLLIGWLLGPLVVIVVLHSALYDAWRHVYFVYPAFVLLAARGVQMLITWGSVSRPTLLHRLALFLLLVAGLETIRTAIRMVRLHPYEHLYYSFLPAKTIEQQFERDYWALSFRQGLEWLLAHDSSAQVGVSVTWPHVHPLYNNGLILPAAQRARIVYVPKPQRGRYHITTYRWHPQPYADSLGREIYSIRAEGITILSIFDREAH, encoded by the coding sequence TTGCTGGTCAACCGCTTTTATTCTCTATTTCTGAAGCCTCAGCGCATTGTACCACTGCTCTTTTTCGGGCTGCTATTGGTACTCGGTCTGGTGGTGCACCGCGATTATGGCGTGTCGTGGGATGAGCCGACGGACCACCTCAATGGCATGGTCAACGTGAAGTACATAGCTGAACTGCTAGTCCCGGCAAAGGTCGCGCAATATCCGGCAGCTCAACTTATTCCGGAGTTTCAACACTACCGCGACAATGACCACGGGGTGTTATTCGAGATTCCGATGGCTCTATTAGGCTATGTGCTCACCCACCACGACTCGCGGTCCTATTATTTTTTACGCCATTTCTGTATTTTCCTGGTATCCGTATCGGGCGTTTGGGCTACGTATCGCATAGGTACGCACTGGCTGCGGGATTGGCGTTTGGGCTTACTAGCGGCAGCATTACTGGTGCTTTCGCCACGCCTGTTTGCCGAATCCTTCTTCAACGGTAAAGACATCGTGTTTACCGCCTTGTTCGCCTTAGCTATTCATACTTTAATGCGACTACTAGAGGCTCCTACCCTGCCACGCGCTATTTGGCACGGAGTAGCATCTGCCGCGGCTATCGATGTACGTCTTTTAGCCATCATTCTGGTCCCCTATACGCTGAGTTTGTTGTTGCTTGCCTTCACGCAGGCATCGTCAAATCGCACTGCTCTATTACGAATTCTAGGGCTGTATCTGCTTACTACCGGCGTCGCTACCATAATTGGGTGGCCCTATTTATGGGCGCATCCCTTGGATAATTTTATAGCTGCGTTTCAGAATCTCAGCCATTATCCCTGGATTTTCACCAACCTGTATAAGGGGCAATTTCTGGCGGTCAAGGAGTTGCCTTGGCATTATGCGCCTGTTTGGATTTTCATCACAACTCCTTTGCCTTATTCGCTGCTGGCGTTTGTTGGCATTGTTGCATCAGGCAAGCAGTTGTGGAACACCGGCTGGCGTGGCATCAGCCTACTCCACAACCGCTTCAACGTATTACTGATAGGTTGGCTACTAGGCCCTCTAGTTGTAATCGTTGTATTGCACTCCGCGCTGTATGATGCGTGGCGACACGTCTATTTTGTGTATCCCGCATTTGTACTCCTCGCTGCGCGAGGTGTACAAATGCTGATAACCTGGGGGAGCGTTTCACGCCCTACTTTGCTGCATCGACTAGCGCTCTTCCTACTCCTGGTGGCAGGCCTTGAAACCATCCGTACTGCTATTCGCATGGTGCGTCTACATCCTTATGAGCATTTATACTACAGCTTCTTACCAGCCAAGACTATAGAGCAGCAGTTCGAGCGTGACTATTGGGCATTATCATTCCGGCAGGGGCTAGAATGGCTATTGGCACACGATTCCTCTGCGCAGGTAGGCGTGAGTGTTACCTGGCCCCATGTGCATCCACTATACAATAACGGGCTGATTCTGCCGGCCGCTCAGCGTGCCCGCATAGTGTATGTGCCGAAGCCACAACGCGGCCGCTATCACATCACAACTTACCGTTGGCACCCCCAGCCATATGCTGATAGCCTGGGCCGGGAAATCTATTCCATTCGGGCAGAAGGCATTACGATCTTGTCCATTTTTGACCGAGAGGCTCACTAG
- a CDS encoding YtxH domain-containing protein produces the protein MSSKTTTGILCFAGGALTGAVFGLLYAPEKGREVRSWFSYQLERYRETLADLTENLVTSRVDAGPMSAKSEGQRVIQDAKTKAEQLLGDVDQLINQINSRKGI, from the coding sequence ATGAGCAGCAAAACCACCACTGGTATTTTATGCTTTGCCGGCGGTGCCCTCACCGGCGCCGTGTTTGGTCTGCTATACGCCCCCGAAAAAGGCCGCGAAGTGCGCAGCTGGTTCAGCTACCAGCTGGAGCGCTACCGCGAAACCCTGGCCGACCTCACCGAAAACCTGGTGACCAGCCGGGTAGACGCCGGCCCAATGTCGGCCAAATCGGAAGGTCAACGCGTGATTCAGGACGCCAAAACCAAGGCTGAACAACTGCTTGGCGACGTCGACCAGCTAATCAATCAAATCAACTCGCGCAAAGGTATCTAA
- the yajC gene encoding preprotein translocase subunit YajC yields the protein MLLTLLLQAPAGGGMTQFLLLGAMFVVLYFFMIRPQQKRAKEAKVLRDSLTKGANVVTIGGLHGKIVDVAENSVVIEVDKGTRLTFDRTAIARQI from the coding sequence ATGCTGCTTACTCTTTTACTCCAAGCCCCCGCTGGCGGGGGCATGACCCAGTTTCTGCTACTAGGCGCCATGTTTGTGGTGCTGTACTTCTTCATGATTCGGCCGCAGCAGAAGCGGGCTAAAGAAGCTAAAGTCCTGCGCGATTCGCTCACAAAAGGCGCCAATGTGGTGACCATTGGAGGGCTGCACGGCAAAATCGTAGACGTGGCCGAGAATTCCGTCGTAATAGAGGTAGACAAAGGCACCCGCCTCACGTTTGACCGCACGGCCATTGCCCGGCAGATTTAA
- a CDS encoding DUF1573 domain-containing protein — protein MKRTFFSTALLAATLLMGACGQDKPTEVGTEGMNAAAADANAAANPTVDNPNVMGETEAPNPNAPVMTFTEQEFDFGDIKPGDVVKHTFEFTNTGKSPLVIENAQASCGCTTPEWTKEPVAPGAKGTMQVQFDSHGKTGMQNKQIAVRANTQPSITQIAIKANILSDGANGPVR, from the coding sequence ATGAAACGCACCTTTTTTTCAACTGCGCTGCTGGCTGCTACCCTACTGATGGGAGCCTGCGGCCAAGACAAGCCAACTGAGGTAGGCACCGAGGGCATGAATGCGGCCGCCGCCGATGCCAACGCTGCCGCCAACCCCACCGTGGACAACCCCAACGTGATGGGTGAAACAGAAGCGCCAAATCCCAACGCGCCAGTAATGACTTTCACGGAGCAGGAGTTTGACTTTGGCGACATCAAGCCTGGCGACGTGGTAAAGCACACCTTCGAGTTTACGAACACCGGCAAATCACCGCTGGTGATTGAGAATGCCCAGGCCAGCTGCGGCTGCACTACCCCCGAGTGGACCAAAGAACCCGTAGCACCCGGTGCCAAAGGCACCATGCAAGTGCAGTTCGACAGCCACGGTAAAACCGGGATGCAGAACAAGCAGATAGCCGTTCGGGCCAACACCCAGCCCAGCATCACTCAGATTGCCATCAAAGCCAATATCCTGTCAGACGGCGCTAACGGTCCCGTACGATAG
- a CDS encoding isocitrate/isopropylmalate dehydrogenase family protein codes for MHTVTLIPGDGIGPEITKAVTDIFAAAQVPVTWEEHNAGLTSFEASGELLPQALLDSLDKTRVALKGPLTTPVGKGFRSINITLRQKYNLYQNVRPAQTTPGIKSRYENVDLVLFRENTEGLYSGLEYYDDRLGIADSVSRVTVEGCHKIVRAAFAYADKHGRKKVTLAHKANILKLAGKLMLDAGKEISAEYPHITYEDKIIDNMCMQLVIRPEQFDVVVTTNLFGDILSDLCAGLVGGLGVVVGANVGDDAAIFEAVHGSAPDIAGQGKANPTALLRSALMMLQHLGEKDHATRIEDALNKTLQQPEKLTGDLGGKASTSEFAHTIIDNLA; via the coding sequence ATGCACACTGTCACTCTTATCCCCGGCGACGGGATTGGTCCCGAAATCACGAAAGCTGTAACCGATATTTTTGCGGCGGCGCAGGTGCCCGTTACCTGGGAAGAGCACAACGCCGGCCTGACGTCTTTCGAAGCTTCGGGCGAGCTGCTGCCCCAGGCCCTGCTCGACTCGCTGGACAAAACCCGTGTGGCGCTGAAAGGCCCCCTCACCACGCCGGTAGGCAAAGGCTTCCGCAGCATCAACATCACGCTGCGCCAGAAATACAATCTGTACCAGAATGTGCGTCCGGCCCAAACCACGCCCGGCATCAAATCGCGCTACGAGAACGTGGACTTGGTACTGTTTCGGGAAAATACTGAGGGCCTCTATTCGGGTCTGGAGTATTATGACGACCGCCTGGGTATTGCCGACTCTGTTTCGCGCGTGACGGTAGAGGGCTGCCACAAGATTGTGCGTGCCGCTTTTGCCTACGCCGATAAACACGGTCGCAAGAAGGTGACGCTGGCACACAAAGCCAACATCCTGAAACTAGCCGGCAAGCTGATGCTGGACGCTGGTAAGGAAATTTCGGCTGAGTACCCGCATATCACATACGAGGACAAAATCATCGACAACATGTGCATGCAGCTGGTGATTCGGCCTGAGCAGTTCGATGTAGTGGTGACTACCAACCTGTTTGGCGATATTCTCTCCGACTTGTGTGCTGGCCTGGTAGGCGGCTTGGGCGTAGTGGTAGGCGCCAATGTGGGCGACGACGCGGCCATCTTTGAAGCCGTGCACGGCTCGGCCCCCGATATTGCGGGTCAAGGCAAAGCCAACCCTACCGCCCTACTGCGTTCGGCCCTGATGATGCTGCAGCACTTAGGTGAGAAAGACCATGCTACCCGTATTGAAGACGCGTTGAACAAGACTTTGCAACAGCCTGAGAAGCTGACCGGCGACCTGGGTGGTAAAGCGTCTACCAGCGAGTTTGCACATACTATCATTGATAATCTGGCCTAG
- a CDS encoding T9SS type A sorting domain-containing protein, whose amino-acid sequence MTTPASSSDAVKVKAEVNPVSKRLTVRTDIPGPVRVEVNDDEGRPVLTKDMISGDKAANIDVSRLPSGFYIVRCTSGERSGVRRVHLGQ is encoded by the coding sequence TTGACTACTCCTGCTAGCTCGTCCGACGCCGTCAAGGTGAAGGCAGAGGTAAATCCCGTCAGCAAGCGTTTGACTGTGCGCACCGACATACCTGGTCCGGTGCGGGTAGAAGTCAACGATGATGAAGGCCGTCCTGTGCTGACTAAGGATATGATTTCGGGCGACAAGGCTGCTAACATTGATGTGAGCCGCCTACCCTCTGGTTTTTACATTGTGCGCTGCACCAGCGGTGAGCGAAGTGGTGTCCGCCGCGTGCACCTGGGCCAGTAA
- a CDS encoding ABC transporter ATP-binding protein, with product MSALSATNKYLFRYKWHFLGGVLFVALSTLLAIFPAQIVRYAFDLVSEGIDLYHLYAGTEAQSSVYKLFGRNVLLYGVLIILLAVLRGIFLFYTRQTLIVMSRLIENDQKNEIFQHYQSLPLSFYRRHSTGDLMSRISEDVGRVRMYIGPAIMYFLQLVILFVLIVPLMLMVNVKLTVYTLLPLPILSVSIFYINNIIQRKSDEIQRSLAGMTTFVQEAFSGIRVLKSFVREEDSHQQFTVASENYKEKSLSLNFVNSLFFPLILFLVGLSTIITVWVGGQEVIRGTITTGSIAEFLIYVNLLTWPVTALGWTSSLVQRAEASQARINEFLHQKTDIVSHRNVERAIQGDIVFDHVSFTYPDTGIQALRDVSFRIRPGQTLAVIGNTGSGKSTIAALLCRLYDVTQGTITVDATDVRDYALTSLRSQIGYVPQDVFLFSDTIRNNINFGLDNPSEERMKQAAQDANVYDNIVQFPEGFDTKLGERGITLSGGQKQRVSIARALVKEPRILILDDSLSAVDTNTENAILNSLQRVMENRTSLIISHRVSSVKLADEILVLDDGQIVQHGTHEALMADTDGLYRALYERQLQSEEA from the coding sequence GTGAGTGCCCTCTCCGCTACCAATAAGTATTTGTTTCGCTACAAATGGCATTTCCTCGGCGGCGTGCTGTTTGTGGCCTTGAGTACGCTGTTGGCCATTTTCCCGGCCCAAATTGTACGCTACGCCTTCGACCTCGTGAGCGAGGGCATCGACCTCTACCATCTCTACGCTGGCACCGAGGCCCAAAGCAGCGTGTATAAGCTGTTTGGGCGCAACGTGCTGCTCTACGGTGTGTTGATTATTCTGCTGGCCGTACTGCGCGGCATCTTTCTATTCTACACCCGTCAGACGCTCATCGTGATGTCGCGCTTGATTGAGAACGACCAGAAAAACGAAATCTTTCAGCACTACCAGTCCCTACCCCTCTCGTTCTACCGTCGCCACAGCACCGGCGACCTGATGTCGCGCATTTCGGAAGATGTGGGCCGCGTGCGCATGTACATCGGGCCGGCCATCATGTACTTCTTGCAGTTGGTTATCCTATTCGTGCTCATCGTGCCGCTCATGTTGATGGTGAACGTAAAGTTGACCGTCTACACGCTCCTACCCCTACCCATCCTCAGCGTCAGCATCTTCTACATCAACAACATCATCCAACGCAAATCCGACGAAATCCAACGCTCCCTAGCTGGCATGACTACCTTCGTGCAGGAGGCATTTTCGGGGATTCGGGTCTTGAAGTCGTTTGTGCGCGAGGAGGATTCACACCAACAGTTTACGGTAGCCAGCGAGAATTATAAGGAGAAGTCACTGAGCCTGAACTTCGTGAACTCGCTGTTTTTCCCACTGATTCTGTTTCTAGTGGGTCTTAGCACCATCATCACTGTGTGGGTAGGCGGCCAGGAAGTAATTCGTGGCACCATCACCACGGGTAGCATCGCGGAGTTCCTGATTTACGTGAACCTACTTACCTGGCCTGTTACGGCCCTGGGCTGGACGTCGTCGTTGGTACAACGTGCGGAGGCTTCGCAGGCCCGCATCAACGAGTTTCTGCACCAGAAAACGGACATTGTTTCGCACCGCAACGTGGAGCGCGCTATCCAGGGTGACATTGTGTTCGACCACGTATCGTTTACTTACCCTGATACCGGCATTCAAGCCCTCCGCGATGTGTCGTTCCGCATTCGGCCGGGGCAGACGCTGGCAGTTATTGGCAACACGGGCTCGGGCAAAAGCACAATAGCGGCCCTACTCTGCCGCCTCTACGACGTGACGCAAGGCACCATTACGGTAGACGCAACTGATGTGCGCGACTATGCTCTCACCTCCCTACGCAGCCAGATTGGTTATGTGCCGCAGGACGTCTTCCTGTTCTCCGACACCATCCGCAACAACATCAACTTTGGCCTCGACAACCCCAGCGAGGAGCGCATGAAGCAAGCCGCCCAGGATGCCAATGTGTACGATAACATCGTGCAGTTTCCCGAAGGGTTCGATACCAAGCTAGGCGAACGAGGCATTACGCTTTCGGGCGGGCAAAAGCAGCGCGTGAGCATTGCGAGGGCACTGGTGAAGGAACCGCGTATCCTGATCCTGGACGATTCGCTTTCGGCTGTAGACACCAACACCGAAAACGCCATTCTCAACAGCCTCCAACGGGTGATGGAAAACCGCACCAGCCTGATTATTTCTCACCGCGTCAGCTCTGTGAAATTAGCCGACGAAATTCTGGTGCTCGACGACGGGCAGATTGTGCAGCACGGCACCCACGAAGCTCTTATGGCCGACACTGATGGCCTTTACCGCGCCTTGTACGAGCGTCAACTGCAAAGTGAGGAAGCGTAA
- the nusB gene encoding transcription antitermination factor NusB — translation MLNRRTLRIKVMQALYAYHQAVGSDFLLANDRIAEAFAPDLNSPEPQDRRKLQGQRKLAEVIFREWHKTGSEPEQQPDDADVHEAVRDAMKYYQQQKTKDGNFYGGQLVHNAESIHDQYIHLLNLPAALLRVLEEEQERSNRRFTAPKDAPLDTTRLEQNQAIQKLINNKQLQDLTIRRKLLWNGEEEMEALRTAWRNEIKQDAEVLSYLAAPAGDYAADQEFLKYLYKTYVFKGEELPRQLEEDDLNWEENRPVVKNLTLKTVKMLDEAADENLELMSLSANWQDDKEFAQTLYRHTLDEDERYEKLIAESVQNWDVERVALLDKIILKMALCEMHLFRSIPVKVTINEYIEISKLYSTPKSKQFVNGILDKLAQDLTASGAIRKSGRGLLDNQ, via the coding sequence ATGCTCAACCGACGCACGCTCCGCATTAAAGTCATGCAGGCCCTGTACGCCTACCACCAGGCCGTAGGATCTGATTTTTTGTTGGCAAATGACCGCATCGCGGAGGCCTTCGCGCCCGATTTGAACTCGCCCGAGCCCCAGGACCGGCGTAAGCTACAAGGGCAGCGCAAGCTGGCCGAAGTTATCTTCCGGGAGTGGCACAAAACCGGCAGCGAGCCGGAGCAGCAGCCCGACGATGCCGACGTGCACGAGGCCGTGCGCGACGCCATGAAGTACTACCAGCAGCAGAAAACTAAGGATGGCAACTTCTATGGCGGCCAACTGGTGCACAATGCCGAGAGCATTCACGACCAATATATTCACCTGCTTAACCTGCCGGCGGCGCTGCTGCGGGTGCTGGAAGAGGAACAGGAGCGCAGCAACCGCCGCTTCACGGCGCCCAAAGACGCCCCGCTGGACACAACCCGGTTAGAGCAAAACCAGGCCATCCAGAAGCTCATCAACAACAAGCAGCTCCAAGACCTGACCATCCGGCGCAAGCTGCTATGGAACGGCGAGGAGGAGATGGAAGCCCTGCGCACAGCTTGGCGCAACGAAATAAAGCAGGATGCGGAGGTGCTGAGTTACCTGGCCGCTCCGGCCGGCGACTATGCCGCCGACCAGGAGTTTCTGAAGTATCTCTATAAGACCTACGTGTTCAAGGGGGAAGAGCTGCCGCGCCAGTTGGAAGAGGATGATCTGAACTGGGAGGAAAACCGCCCGGTGGTGAAAAACCTGACGCTGAAGACAGTGAAAATGCTGGACGAAGCCGCCGACGAGAACCTGGAGTTGATGTCGTTGTCGGCCAACTGGCAGGACGATAAGGAGTTTGCCCAGACGCTCTACCGTCACACCCTGGACGAGGACGAGCGGTACGAGAAGCTGATTGCCGAATCGGTGCAGAACTGGGATGTAGAGCGCGTGGCCCTGTTGGATAAGATTATCCTGAAAATGGCCTTGTGCGAGATGCACCTGTTCCGCAGCATTCCCGTGAAGGTGACCATCAACGAGTACATTGAAATCAGCAAGCTGTATAGCACGCCCAAGAGCAAGCAGTTCGTGAACGGCATCCTGGACAAGCTGGCGCAGGACCTCACGGCTAGCGGCGCCATTCGCAAGTCGGGTAGGGGCCTGCTTGATAACCAATAG
- a CDS encoding ArnT family glycosyltransferase, whose protein sequence is MHSFLTRWSNSPWFERIVVGLFFGLLLLLGLYVYRDYGVSWDEPVDRDNGAVNLKYVLERVAPQLIHQQRTTYASIPPLTNYPDNDHGVAFELPLAVLGVLVARGDSAAYYHLRHLSIFCVFWVGCWALYGLARHYFGSWLWALFAVGLLVLSPRFFAEAFFNGKDIVFMACFIVAMFTLARLLVCATVIRATLHALATAVAIDVRVPGLLIVGFTVALLAWQLLLRPSKRLLSLGLLYVLLTTVFMVIGWPFLWDAPIANFLWSYQHLSHYPWQGQNLYFGQLIDSQVPWHYLPVWILITTPTPYLLAALLGVAVSGRRLARQRFAQIELVGYLTLLVVSWLLVPVVLVIILRSRFYDGWRHLYFIYPALVLVAVQGIRWLVQATRRPHPARYLALGVLLLSAVETMRTAIRMVQMHPFQQVYFSFIPAQMAERLFERDYWGLSYYQGLQWLLRHHHSAELLSVSAPVVTPVVANSLLFTTSKQARLAIHREPQKGRFFITNYRWHPQPYADSLGQEIYSIRAEGITILSIFDREASPTRSAP, encoded by the coding sequence ATGCATTCCTTTCTTACTCGTTGGTCCAACTCTCCCTGGTTTGAACGGATAGTAGTTGGTTTATTTTTTGGCTTACTGCTGCTGTTAGGTCTGTACGTTTACCGCGACTACGGCGTATCGTGGGACGAGCCGGTAGACCGGGACAATGGCGCTGTTAACCTGAAGTATGTGTTGGAGCGAGTGGCACCACAACTTATTCATCAGCAACGCACGACGTATGCTTCCATCCCGCCTCTCACCAATTATCCTGATAATGACCATGGTGTAGCTTTTGAACTACCCTTGGCAGTGCTGGGAGTACTCGTTGCCCGTGGTGATTCGGCGGCCTATTATCACCTGCGCCACCTGTCAATATTTTGTGTGTTCTGGGTGGGCTGTTGGGCCTTATATGGGTTGGCACGACACTATTTTGGCAGTTGGCTTTGGGCGCTGTTTGCTGTAGGTCTGCTTGTGCTCTCTCCCCGCTTTTTCGCTGAGGCCTTCTTCAATGGCAAAGACATTGTGTTCATGGCCTGCTTCATAGTAGCAATGTTTACCCTAGCTCGGCTACTGGTCTGCGCTACGGTAATACGTGCTACACTGCATGCACTGGCTACTGCCGTGGCAATTGATGTACGGGTACCGGGTTTATTAATCGTAGGCTTTACGGTCGCACTATTGGCTTGGCAACTGCTGCTACGTCCTTCCAAAAGGCTACTATCCCTGGGGTTGCTATACGTCCTGCTGACTACTGTGTTCATGGTTATTGGCTGGCCTTTTCTATGGGATGCGCCCATCGCTAACTTTTTGTGGTCTTACCAGCACCTGAGTCATTACCCATGGCAAGGGCAGAATCTATACTTCGGACAGCTCATTGATAGTCAAGTACCCTGGCATTATCTGCCTGTTTGGATACTTATCACAACTCCTACCCCCTATCTGTTGGCCGCACTGCTTGGCGTAGCTGTAAGTGGCCGCCGTTTAGCAAGGCAGCGCTTCGCCCAGATAGAGCTTGTTGGCTACCTTACCCTTCTAGTGGTGAGCTGGTTGCTGGTTCCGGTAGTGCTGGTAATTATTTTGCGCTCTAGATTTTACGATGGTTGGCGGCACTTATATTTTATATACCCCGCGCTAGTACTAGTAGCTGTGCAGGGTATTCGCTGGCTGGTACAAGCAACCCGTCGGCCTCACCCCGCGCGCTACTTGGCTCTGGGTGTTCTACTGCTAAGCGCTGTTGAGACGATGCGTACAGCCATCCGCATGGTACAAATGCACCCTTTTCAGCAAGTATATTTCAGCTTCATACCCGCACAAATGGCAGAACGCCTTTTTGAGCGCGATTATTGGGGCCTGAGCTATTACCAGGGCTTACAATGGTTATTACGCCATCATCACAGTGCAGAACTCCTATCTGTTAGTGCCCCAGTGGTTACTCCCGTCGTTGCAAATAGCCTGTTATTTACTACCTCCAAGCAAGCGCGTCTTGCTATTCACCGAGAGCCGCAGAAAGGCCGATTTTTCATTACTAACTACCGCTGGCATCCCCAGCCGTATGCCGATAGCCTGGGCCAGGAAATCTACTCTATTCGGGCAGAAGGCATTACAATCTTGTCCATCTTTGACCGAGAAGCTTCTCCTACCCGTAGCGCACCGTAG